The following proteins are co-located in the Apium graveolens cultivar Ventura chromosome 5, ASM990537v1, whole genome shotgun sequence genome:
- the LOC141659554 gene encoding tetrapyrrole-binding protein, chloroplastic, with protein MATNTLQSLHHHSTSRRVDSRATPATFPTTLFLQPNNPTISISSNSLSTTPFPSSSATSVSETTMTKIFETLETHLTNQDFRQADEETRRLIIELSGEAAVKRGYVFFSEVQFIQDSELKMIDLLWKQHSNNKFGYSIQKKIWRKCRRDFTKFFIKVGWMKKLDTEVVQYNYKAFPNEFIWEISENSDSPPEGHLPLTNALRGTQLLNCIFNHPAFDNGEDDDDESDEGGGSGGGVFTKPLSNTTGFKTDYSF; from the coding sequence ATGGCCACAAACACTCTCCAATCCCTTCACCACCACTCCACCTCCCGGCGCGTGGACTCACGCGCCACCCCCGCCACCTTCCCCACCACTCTTTTCCTCCAACCAAACAACCCCACCATCTCCATTTCCTCAAACTCACTCTCCACCACCCCATTCCCATCCTCCTCCGCCACCTCCGTTTCGGAAACCACGATGACTAAAATTTTTGAAACGCTTGAAACTCACCTCACCAACCAGGATTTCAGGCAAGCAGACGAGGAAACTCGCCGCCTCATCATCGAACTCTCCGGTGAAGCCGCGGTTAAACGCGGCTACGTGTTCTTCTCCGAGGTTCAGTTCATCCAAGACAGTGAGCTGAAAATGATTGACTTATTATGGAAACAACACAGCAACAACAAGTTCGGATACAGTATACAGAAAAAGATATGGAGAAAATGCAGAAGAGATTTCACGAAGTTCTTCATAAAAGTTGGCTGGATGAAGAAGCTAGATACAGAAGTTGTGCAGTATAATTACAAGGCATTTCCTAACGAGTTTATATGGGAAATATCAGAAAATTCAGATTCTCCACCAGAAGGTCATTTGCCATTGACTAATGCATTGAGAGGGACTCAGTTGTTGAACTGTATATTCAATCATCCTGCTTTTGATAATGgtgaagatgatgatgatgagaGTGATGAGGGTGGGGGGAGTGGTGGTGGTGTTTTTACTAAGCCTTTGAGTAATACTACAGGGTTTAAGACAGATTATAGCTTTTGA
- the LOC141659555 gene encoding LOW QUALITY PROTEIN: endoglucanase 9-like (The sequence of the model RefSeq protein was modified relative to this genomic sequence to represent the inferred CDS: deleted 2 bases in 1 codon): MAYTTTMLSWNALEHGKRMGGTIAKVREAIRWATDYLLKCARAEPGKLFVGVGDPNADHKCWERPEDMDTVRSVYFVSSSNPGSDVAAETAAALAAASMVFRKVDPVYSRLLLITAKNVFNFAVQYKGSYSDSLGSAVCPFYCSYSGYQDELLWGATWLFRATNDVAYLNSIKSLGASNAPDIFSWDNKFAGAFVLLSRRALVDNDRAFETYKQKAEDFICKILPDSPYSSTQYTPGGLMYKLSASNLQYVTSITSLITVYAKYMAAAKQNFNCGSLLVTSTNLRILVKKQVDYILGENPMKMSYMVGYGTNYPRRIHHRGSSLPSIKTNPQSISCNEGFQRFYYTSNPNPNKLIGAVVGGPDKNDNFPDDRTDYSHSEPATYINAGIVGPLAYLAGSYST; the protein is encoded by the exons ATGGCTTACACCACAACAATGTTATCATGGAATGCCCTTGAGCATGGCAAGAGAATGGGGGGGACAATTGCC AAAGTGAGGGAAGCGATACGTTGGGCAACAGATTATCTTCTAAAATGTGCCAGGGCTGAACCAGGCAAGCTGTTTGTTGGTGTAGGAGATCCTAATGCAGACCATAAGTGTTGGGAGAGGCCTGAAGATATGGATACTGTCCGTAGTGTCTATTTTGTGTCGTCTAGCAACCCGGGATCAGATGTTGCAGCAGAAACAGCAGCTGCATTGGCCGCGGCTTCCATGGTTTTCAGGAAAGTAGACCCGGTTTACTCAAGATTACTCTTGATTACAGCCAAGAATGTTTTCAACTTTGCAGTTCAGTACAAGGGGTCTTATAGTGATTCACTTGGTTCCGCTGTATGCCCTTTCTATTGCTCTTACTCTGGATATCAG GATGAACTGTTGTGGGGAGCTACCTGGCTATTTAGAGCTACAAATGATGTTGCTTACTTGAATTCCATAAAATCGCTTGGAGCAAGTAACGCGCCTGATATATTCAGTTGGGACAACAAGTTTGCAGGAGCTTTTGTTCTTCTATCCAGG AGGGCATTGGTAGATAATGACAGAGCTTTCGAAACCTATAAACAAAAAGCAGAGGACTTCATCTGTAAAATTCTCCCAGACTCACCTTACTCAAGTACACAGTATACACCAG GGGGACTGATGTACAAATTAAGTGCGAGTAATCTTCAGTATGTAACATCTATCACCTCCCTGATCACGGTTTACGCCAAGTACATGGCTGCAGCAAAACAAAACTTTAACTGTGGGAGTTTACTAGTTACTTCAACAAACCTCAGAATCCTTGTAAAGAAGCAG GTGGATTACATATTAGGAGAGAATCCGATGAAGATGTCATACATGGTAGGTTATGGTACAAATTATCCGAGAAGAATACACCACAGAGGATCATCCTTGCCCTCGATAAAAACTAATCCTCAATCCATCAGCTGCAATGAGGGCTTTCAGCGATTCTATTATACATCAAATCCGAACCCCAACAAGCTAATCGGAGCAGTGGTTGGAGGTCCAGACAAGAACGATAACTTCCCAGATGATCGAACGGACTATAGCCACTCTGAGCCAGCCACATACATCAATGCTGGTATAGTTGGACCGTTAGCTTACTTAGCCGGAAGCTACAGCACTTGA